One Prevotella intermedia ATCC 25611 = DSM 20706 DNA window includes the following coding sequences:
- a CDS encoding nucleoside recognition domain-containing protein yields the protein MEQNQQNNTTKKSKQILPKGIMCLLIIIALFGGIGWVMGVAPMLNTIMHTAHDLLLNTCFYLMAICVLTGALGKIFVEFGVVDLIEKILRPLMRPLFHLPGVASLGAILTFLSDNPAIITLAQDKHFSGYFKKFQYISLTNFGTAFGMGLIVIVFMLGQGYFAEPLIGFFGACCGCIVSTRCMQHFVLKAYPQYLTENALETAKFEKQAELPEHEKEKSIFLRTLNSLLDGGKSGVEVGLAIIPGVLIISTLVMILTFGPSKTGEFTGAAYEGIAILPEAANYLNWLLEPLFGFSDPHQIAFPITALGAVGAALSLVPNFLSQGWIDGNAIAVFTGMGMCWSGFLSTHTAMLDTIGYRELTSKAIISHTIGGFAAALVAHWGYLLYTLL from the coding sequence ATGGAACAAAACCAACAAAACAACACGACTAAGAAGTCAAAGCAGATATTGCCAAAGGGCATAATGTGTCTGCTCATTATTATTGCTTTATTCGGCGGTATAGGCTGGGTAATGGGTGTCGCACCAATGCTTAACACCATTATGCATACGGCGCACGATTTGTTATTGAACACTTGCTTCTATCTAATGGCAATCTGTGTGCTTACAGGTGCATTGGGTAAAATCTTCGTAGAGTTTGGTGTGGTAGACCTTATCGAGAAGATTTTGCGTCCGCTTATGCGTCCGTTGTTTCACCTTCCCGGTGTGGCATCACTCGGAGCAATACTTACTTTCCTTTCAGACAACCCTGCCATCATTACTTTGGCACAAGATAAGCACTTTAGCGGATATTTCAAGAAGTTCCAATACATTTCGCTTACCAACTTCGGTACTGCGTTCGGTATGGGACTTATCGTTATTGTGTTTATGCTCGGACAAGGCTATTTCGCTGAACCACTGATTGGTTTCTTCGGTGCTTGCTGTGGTTGTATCGTTTCAACACGCTGTATGCAGCACTTTGTGTTGAAGGCTTATCCACAGTATCTTACAGAGAATGCACTCGAAACAGCGAAGTTTGAAAAGCAAGCAGAGCTTCCAGAACACGAAAAAGAGAAGTCTATCTTCCTGCGTACGCTTAACTCTTTGCTCGACGGAGGTAAGTCAGGTGTGGAAGTTGGCCTTGCTATTATCCCCGGTGTGCTCATTATCTCTACGCTTGTAATGATACTTACATTCGGTCCAAGCAAGACAGGCGAATTTACTGGAGCCGCTTACGAAGGCATCGCCATATTGCCAGAGGCTGCCAACTATCTGAATTGGTTGTTGGAACCTTTATTCGGATTCTCTGACCCACACCAAATAGCATTCCCTATTACGGCACTTGGTGCTGTGGGTGCTGCCCTTAGCCTTGTTCCAAACTTCCTTTCTCAAGGTTGGATAGACGGAAATGCCATTGCTGTATTTACGGGTATGGGTATGTGTTGGAGCGGTTTCCTCAGCACACACACTGCTATGCTCGATACAATCGGCTATCGCGAACTTACTTCAAAAGCCATTATTTCTCATACCATCGGCGGCTTTGCCGCAGCATTGGTGGCACACTGGGGTTATTTGCTCTACACTTTATTGTAG
- the ung gene encoding uracil-DNA glycosylase — translation MVDIEASWKQHLEGEFTKPYFTQLTESVRNEYMNSLCFPPGKLVFNAFNLCPFDKVKVVILGQDPYHEQGQAMGLSFSVPEGIMLPPSLQNIYKEIQNDLGKPIPTSGDLTRWAEQGVLLLNATLTVRAHIANSHQILGWQNFTDAAIEALNAHREHIVFMLWGGFARSKKRLIDANRHCIIESVHPSPLSANRGGWFGQHQFSRCNAYLKQQGLDEIDW, via the coding sequence ATGGTAGATATTGAGGCTTCTTGGAAACAACACTTGGAGGGGGAGTTTACGAAACCTTACTTCACCCAACTCACCGAAAGTGTGCGCAACGAGTATATGAACAGCTTGTGCTTTCCACCGGGAAAACTTGTTTTCAATGCTTTTAATCTTTGTCCGTTCGACAAGGTTAAAGTGGTTATTCTGGGGCAAGACCCTTACCACGAGCAAGGGCAAGCTATGGGCTTGAGCTTCTCTGTGCCCGAAGGAATAATGCTGCCGCCATCGCTCCAAAACATTTATAAAGAGATACAAAACGACCTTGGCAAACCCATACCCACATCGGGCGACCTAACGCGTTGGGCAGAACAAGGCGTGTTGCTGCTGAATGCCACGCTGACGGTGCGTGCGCATATAGCCAACAGTCATCAAATCTTGGGCTGGCAGAACTTCACAGACGCCGCTATCGAGGCACTTAATGCCCATCGTGAACACATTGTGTTTATGCTTTGGGGTGGTTTTGCCCGCTCGAAAAAACGATTGATAGATGCCAATCGCCATTGTATTATCGAATCGGTGCACCCCTCTCCGCTGTCGGCAAATAGAGGTGGCTGGTTCGGACAGCACCAATTTTCACGTTGCAACGCTTATTTAAAGCAACAAGGATTGGACGAAATAGATTGGTAA
- the ung gene encoding uracil-DNA glycosylase, producing the protein MSDKKMMPILQINGTDVSLEASWEEHLRGEIKKPYFTELVEKLNSEYENEVCYPSKKLIFNAFNLCPFDKVRVVILGQDPYYNGQAMGLSFSVPEGIMLPPSLRNIYKEIEDDLHYSMPKSGDLTRWAEQGVLLLNTTLTVREAKPNSHKRLKWQNFTDAAIKVLNKNCENIVFMLWGNDAKRKKRLIDTERHHIIESYHPTARQKYKFKKHQFTCCNAYLKQQGMGEIDWLMRTEEREKERNER; encoded by the coding sequence ATGAGTGATAAGAAGATGATGCCTATCTTGCAGATTAATGGTACTGATGTTTCTCTTGAGGCTTCTTGGGAAGAACATTTGAGGGGCGAAATTAAAAAACCTTACTTTACTGAACTCGTTGAAAAACTAAATAGTGAGTATGAAAATGAAGTATGTTATCCTTCAAAAAAGCTTATTTTCAATGCTTTTAATCTTTGTCCATTCGATAAGGTTAGGGTAGTTATTCTTGGACAGGACCCTTACTACAACGGACAAGCTATGGGCTTGAGCTTCTCTGTGCCCGAAGGAATAATGCTGCCGCCATCGCTCCGAAACATTTATAAAGAGATAGAAGATGACCTTCACTATTCTATGCCCAAATCGGGCGATTTAACTCGTTGGGCTGAACAAGGTGTTTTGTTACTGAATACAACACTGACAGTGCGTGAGGCTAAACCCAATAGTCATAAGAGATTAAAATGGCAGAACTTTACAGACGCAGCCATTAAAGTATTAAATAAAAACTGTGAAAACATTGTATTTATGCTTTGGGGAAATGATGCAAAGAGGAAAAAAAGACTGATAGATACTGAACGTCATCATATAATCGAATCATATCACCCTACTGCAAGGCAAAAATATAAATTTAAAAAGCACCAATTTACATGTTGCAACGCTTATTTAAAGCAACAAGGAATGGGTGAAATAGATTGGTTAATGCGTACTGAGGAAAGAGAAAAGGAAAGAAATGAGCGATAA
- the gpmI gene encoding 2,3-bisphosphoglycerate-independent phosphoglycerate mutase gives MAKKALLMILDGWGLGKHGKGDVIYNTPTPYLDYLNAVSSHSQLEASGENVGLPDGQMGNSEVGHLNIGAGRIVYQDLVKINKACQSGDILKNKEIINAYSYAQKTGKKVHLMGLTSNGGVHSSLEHLHKLIEIGKEYGLNDVYVHCFMDGRDTDPKSGAGFIADIQKVCDANGAHIASIVGRFYAMDRDKRWERVKEAYDLLVEAKGKQATDMVKAVEESYADGVTDEFIKPITNANVNGTIGEGDVVIFFNFRNDRAKELTYVLTQQDMAEQGMHTIKDLQYYCMTPYDASFEGVHILFPKENVTMTLGEYLSVKGKKQLHTAETEKYAHVTFFFNGGREEPYEGEDRILVASPKVATYDLKPEMSAYEVKDKLVAAINTAEYDFIVVNFANGDMVGHTGVMNAIAKAVHAVDNCVKEVIEAAKANDYEAIIIADHGNADNALNEDGSPNTAHSLNPVPFIYVTDNNSARVKSGRLADVAPSILHIMGLEQPEEMTGECLIEDK, from the coding sequence ATGGCAAAAAAAGCACTTCTGATGATTCTCGATGGTTGGGGTCTCGGAAAACACGGTAAGGGAGATGTTATTTACAATACGCCAACACCTTACTTGGACTATCTGAATGCAGTTTCTTCACACTCACAGTTGGAGGCTTCGGGCGAAAACGTGGGTCTGCCAGACGGTCAGATGGGTAACTCTGAAGTAGGACACCTTAACATTGGTGCTGGACGAATTGTATATCAGGATTTAGTAAAGATTAATAAGGCTTGCCAAAGCGGTGATATTCTGAAGAATAAAGAAATCATTAACGCTTACAGCTATGCACAGAAGACAGGCAAGAAGGTTCACTTGATGGGTTTAACGTCTAATGGTGGCGTTCACTCTTCATTGGAACACCTTCATAAACTAATCGAAATCGGCAAGGAATACGGCTTGAACGATGTTTATGTGCATTGCTTTATGGACGGTCGCGATACCGACCCGAAGAGCGGTGCAGGCTTTATTGCCGACATACAGAAGGTCTGCGACGCCAACGGTGCGCACATCGCATCTATCGTTGGTCGCTTCTACGCAATGGACCGCGATAAGCGTTGGGAACGTGTGAAAGAGGCTTATGACCTGCTTGTCGAGGCGAAAGGAAAGCAAGCTACCGATATGGTGAAAGCCGTAGAGGAAAGTTATGCCGATGGAGTTACCGATGAGTTCATCAAGCCAATCACCAATGCAAACGTAAACGGAACCATTGGCGAGGGCGATGTGGTTATTTTCTTCAACTTCCGCAACGACCGAGCAAAGGAACTTACCTACGTTCTCACGCAGCAGGATATGGCAGAGCAGGGTATGCACACCATAAAGGATTTGCAATACTACTGTATGACACCATACGATGCAAGTTTCGAGGGTGTCCACATTCTGTTCCCAAAAGAGAATGTTACGATGACGCTTGGCGAATACCTAAGTGTGAAAGGCAAGAAACAGCTGCATACGGCTGAAACAGAGAAGTATGCGCACGTTACATTCTTCTTCAATGGTGGTCGCGAAGAACCTTACGAAGGCGAAGACCGCATTTTGGTGGCATCGCCAAAGGTTGCTACTTACGACTTGAAGCCAGAGATGAGTGCCTACGAAGTGAAAGACAAGCTGGTTGCAGCCATCAATACAGCGGAGTACGACTTTATTGTTGTGAACTTTGCCAATGGCGATATGGTTGGTCATACAGGCGTTATGAACGCCATTGCGAAAGCCGTTCATGCGGTAGACAACTGTGTGAAGGAAGTTATCGAAGCTGCAAAGGCGAACGATTATGAAGCTATCATCATTGCCGACCATGGTAATGCCGACAATGCGCTGAACGAAGACGGTTCGCCAAATACGGCACACTCGTTGAACCCTGTACCGTTTATATACGTTACCGACAACAATTCGGCTCGTGTAAAGTCTGGTCGATTGGCTGATGTTGCGCCTTCTATTCTCCACATTATGGGCTTGGAACAGCCCGAAGAGATGACAGGCGAATGCTTGATAGAAGATAAATAA
- a CDS encoding DUF3109 family protein, with protein MSDKKMMPILQVGDVLVSPDIITEKFCCDLDACKGICCVEGDAGAPVSMDEIAAIEDVVDTVWGDLSASAQAVIDKQGVAYTDREGELVTSIVHGKDCVFTFHDKDCCLCALERSYREGKTSFVKPISCALYPIRVKEFGNNLVGLNYHRWDICKDAVKKGRELDLPIYKFLKGPLVRRFGEEWYAELETVAEQLLKES; from the coding sequence ATGAGCGATAAGAAGATGATGCCTATCTTGCAGGTTGGCGATGTTTTGGTTTCACCTGACATTATAACGGAGAAGTTCTGTTGCGACCTCGATGCTTGTAAGGGTATCTGTTGCGTGGAAGGAGATGCTGGCGCACCTGTTTCTATGGACGAAATAGCAGCCATAGAAGATGTTGTAGATACGGTGTGGGGCGACCTCAGTGCGTCTGCGCAAGCCGTTATCGACAAGCAGGGCGTTGCTTATACCGACCGAGAAGGCGAGTTGGTAACCAGCATTGTGCACGGAAAAGACTGCGTTTTCACCTTCCACGACAAAGATTGTTGCCTCTGTGCGCTGGAGCGTTCGTACCGTGAGGGGAAGACAAGCTTCGTAAAACCCATTTCGTGCGCCCTCTATCCCATTCGCGTAAAAGAGTTTGGCAACAATCTTGTAGGTCTGAATTATCATCGTTGGGACATCTGCAAAGATGCCGTGAAGAAGGGTAGGGAACTCGATTTGCCTATTTATAAGTTCTTAAAAGGTCCGCTTGTTCGCCGCTTTGGCGAAGAATGGTATGCCGAATTGGAAACTGTTGCCGAGCAATTGCTGAAAGAATCGTAA